From a single Miscanthus floridulus cultivar M001 chromosome 8, ASM1932011v1, whole genome shotgun sequence genomic region:
- the LOC136472572 gene encoding protein ANTAGONIST OF LIKE HETEROCHROMATIN PROTEIN 1-like, whose translation MASWEELARNFLLEEEEEDEELFFVLLPAVMPFLDEEKTPEHTSSLSGAKKVKEILEGHENWCKEEFRMGAEIFRTIANFLRAENLLRDTRGMKIEEQLGIFMFMLSHNASTERLKKEFQHSGETVHRKIYDVFNIIPTLTQKFIRLPNPSHTHMKITCDPRFMPFFQNCIGAIDGTHVPITIGQDKASPYRNRKGTLSQNVMFACDFDLKFTFISSGWEGSASDAGVLWSALSKGFTVPAGKFYLVDGGYANTPSFLAPYRGVKYHLSEFRRRGQRGNAYANYKELFNHRHAILRNHIERAFGVLKKRFPILKVGTHYPIESQVMIPAAAAVFHNIIRGLNGSEEWLDILPDNINPSNYVDMPEGDTNYPSEMESNHGNTLRDQIAHQMWAAYNV comes from the exons ATGGCTTCTTGGGAAGAGCTTGCTAGGAATTTTTtgttggaagaggaagaagaagatgaggagctaTTCTTTGTTCTTCTCCCTGCTGTAATGCCCTTTCTTGATGAAGAGAAAACACCTGAGCATACCTCTTCTCTTTCTGGTGCTAAAAAGGTTAAAGAGATCCTCGAAGGACACGAGAATTGGTGCAAGGAAGAATTTAGGATGGGGGCTGAAATATTTAGAACTATAGCAAACTTTCTCAGGGCCGAGAACTTGCTGCGTGACACACGTGGTATGAAGATTGAGGAGCAACTtggtatttttatgttcatgctCTCTCATAATGCAAGCACAGAGAGGCTAAAGAAGGAGTTTCAACATAGTGGTGAGACAGTGCATAGGAAAATATATGATGTCTTCAATATCATTCCAACATTAACCCAAAAATTCATCAGACTTCCGAATCCAAGCCACACACACATGAAGATTACATGTGACCCTAGATTTATGCCATTCTTTCAG AACTGCATCGGCGCTATCGATGGTACGCATGTCCCAATCACAATTGGACAAGACAAGGCCAGTCCCTATAGAAATAGGAAGGGGACACTATCGCAGAATGTTATGTTTGCCTGTGACTTCGACTTGAAGTTCACTTTCATCTCATCTGGTTGGGAAGGATCCGCATCTGATGCAGGAGTGTTGTGGTCTGCTCTTAGCAAGGGATTTACTGTGCCAGCGGGCAAATTCTATCTTGTAGACGGTGGATATGCAAACACACCATCATTCCTTGCTCCCTACCGAGGAGTTAAGTATCATCTCAGTGAGTTCAGGAGACGTGGCCAGAGGGGAAATGCATATGCCAACTACAAGGAATTGTTTAATCATCGGCATGCGATTCTTCGAAATCACATTGAGAGGGCCTTTGGGGTTCTCAAAAAGCGGTTTCCAATTCTGAAAGTGGGGACACATTACCCAATTGAATCTCAAGTTATGATTCCAGCAGCTGCTGCTGTGTTTCACAACATCATTAGAGGGTTGAATGGGAGTGAAGAGTGGCTAGACATCCTACCTGATAATATCAACCCATCAAATTATGTCGACATGCCAGAGGGAGACACTAACTACCCAAGTGAGATGGAATCAAACCATGGAAATACCCTACGAGACCAGATAGCCCATCAGATGTGGGCTGCCTACAATGTGTAG
- the LOC136469379 gene encoding uncharacterized protein — protein sequence MTLLCPLEVFLFFAHPSVSSKSSNSSYFFCIGSVATGDLNFTSTEHLQPAPLVPIAAPAAPAALAAPAAPVAPVAVSDSTSPGATFDGLDVSSARNEAQSAPSNQDSVQGTSGGRKRKQSHIGAAIDGFVQFKKIQTSKTMEALNEKKKQDEAFSVDKCLDEVDTMELTDVEKAYAMNIFKSEIDREVFMKMKNKNVRLIWLKQQISAICRGNVGGGNV from the exons ATGACGCTTCTATGCCCTCTG GAAGTGTTCCTATTTTTCGCCCACCCATCAGTTTCTAGTAAAAGTAGTAACTCTTCCTATTTTTTTTGCATAGGAAGTGTTGCTACAGGAGATCTAAACTTCACATCAACTGAGCACTTGCAGCCTGCTCCTCTTGTTCCTATTGCTGCTCCAGCTGCTCCGGCTGCTCTGGCTGCTCCAGCTGCTCCAGTTGCTCCTGTTGCAGTGTCTGATAGCACAAGTCCAGGTGCTACTTTTGATGGGCTAGACGTCTCAAGTGCACGCAATGAAGCTCAGTCTGCACCTTCCAATCAAGATTCTGTGCAAGGAACGAGTGGTGGGAGAAAGCGTAAGCAAAGTCACATTGGTGCTGCTATTGATGGTTTTGTGCAGTTTAAGAAGATACAAACAAGTAAAACAATGGAAGCACTCAATGAAAAGAAGAAACAAGACGAAGCATTTTCAGTCGACAAGTGTCTCGATGAAGTTGATACAATGGAACTtactgatgtggagaaggcgtatGCTATGAATATCTTCAAATCTGAGATAGATAGGGAGGTATTCatgaaaatgaaaaacaaaaatgtTCGCTTGATTTGGCTCAAACAGCAGATTAG TGCTATCTGTAGAGGCAATGTTGGTGGAGGCAATGTTTGA